AACCAAAGGAATCACGCTGGGAATATCGATGAAAACTGCGTAAACCATACGTATAgtgtaaatttacatatatttggaAAATAGATTTACGCAACTTACGATTAGCATTCACATGAGGTAGCATCGTTAGAGTCAAAATATGTCCGTCACTGCGAAAGGCGTCCTTCAATTCACGCACCAGAGTTGCGAACTGTGTTTTGTGCTCTTCTGCTTTCTCATCAACAACTTTGCTACCTGAGAACCAACTTTTGAAGGTTTTCCAAgcctttttcaatttgttttccaCCACTACTGGATGATTTTTAGGGAACTGCCAAGCCAAATCGAGACCATCgaagtcaaaattttttaaaagcgtCAAAGCGCTATTGACAAATGTGTTGCGATGCGCCTGACTCTCTAGCACACTGAGATATGGATTTTCAAGTGTCTGGTCAAAGTGATCGCGATCACCGCCCACAGACAGTAAAATGAGCAATTGGGGATGATTGCGGCGCAGGTTGGTGATTGTGCGATAGTGATTTCGTGCTACATCTAATTCCATATTAGCAGGACGTAACTGGTAGTTCTCGGGATCGATACCGACATAACCGTAAACCAGATATTGACAAAACTGCAAGGCTGGCTCCAAGTCTTGCGGGGCTACTTGAGCCGGACCTGCAATTAATTagatttttatacaatttatgaAATGGATACAACTAATGTTTATTTGAAATAACTACTCCTTTCAAGCTTTTCTGAGACATGACTtaataaacatatttacatatttgcgtATATTGTTTACTTTGAGTGCTGTCGGTTTAGTGATTAGTGTATCATACCGCTGATAACCTAATGGCACCGAttatttttcgaataaaaaataaaatacatacatgcatagatgTAAGTACAAAtagatataaatgtatatataaatgtagatttaaataaaatgcactGCTATTTATGCATTGAAATTTATGTATGTCAGTCACTACATTTCAATTATAATTTTGCCAAAAGACAATTCAATAACAAAgcaatatacaaaatatataggtataccACAGATTTGTACaaatatgcttttattttttttaatttttttaaatttttttaaatttattttaatttattttgttttcttagcATTAACATAGACACATATTTGGAGAGTTTACCAGTGTCTATTTCTATTTACTAtactgcatatgtatatatgtttgtttttatttttatgttttgttattgctattttacaagtaaaaaaatacatatgtatgtattcatatactTATAAGTCCCACAATTCTAACCTTCTCTAATATGACTCGCTGAGTCATAATAACAAACCATCCTGGCGGCTTGTATGCCCACTATGAATAtgagcaaatttattaaaaaaaatattactttcaaCATTTTGCGCTTATTGAAATGATCTACACAGTTCAAGTTTAAAATGCAAACTAAAATTGTTTGCAATTTGCGGagtaaagaattaaataaacacTTAAATAAGATGAACTTATcagcaaatttaattaattagtccacgcatacaaatacatatttctatGCGAGCGATACAGTACGCCCCAGATATAATTGTTCTAAATAACAACTTGCATGTTGTTGACTAGAAGACCCGGCGAACTTCGTCCCgctcaaaatttatataaaatgaatGAATCCTGTAGCATTAAATGTTGCTAAATTACATTCTTCGTTTATTTGTCCAGagcgtaaataaaaatatatcggCTTTACAATACGCTAACATGccacatatttttacaaatactccGACACCAtctagtttttcaaaattaactccATTCAAAGtaatttcctcaaaatttcgttgaattctgatgaaaataaaatttctcatGCAAACGACGGTATATGCCTTATGACACACACATGTACCGACATGGGGCCGTTCAAAAACCTCGTGATGCGCTGGGGGGAGGGGGGGTAGAGGGTATCGGTTATATCACGAATTATCACGTGTCTTTCAGGAGGGGTGTAAAGATTGATCACAGAGAATCACAAGGGGGGAGTGGGGggtcaattttttctgaaattcggGACACGAGGTTTATGAACGGCCCCCATGTTGAAAGGACTAATGCTAGTAAATGAAACAGCCGCGAAAGTAGGCCTCGAAATAAACATCGGCAAAACCAGGTAATGCATTTAAACTCGATCTGTAcacacaattttaaaattgacgGTACTGAGCTTGAAGAAATTAGACCCTTTAGCTACTTAGTCAGCATTATATCTTAAAGCGGAGGCTGAGAAGAAAATATTACCAATCGCATAAGTAAAGCGCAACAGGCTTTTGGATCTCTTAAAGGTTTCTGGAAATCCTCTGTGATCAGTTGtaacactaaaataaaaatattgaactctAATGTCAAGTTCACCCTATTGTACGGCTGCGAAACTTGGCCACAGACTTGCAGCGCTTACTAGTATTTGTGCACCGTTGCCTCCGTACAGTACTTTGCATCTTCTGGTCCCACACCATATCCAATCAAAGCTTATGGGCTATGACGAACCAAACTCCAATGCGAATGTAAATACTCAAAAGAAAGTGGGGGTGGCTTGGACACATTTTAAGAAGAGATCCGAACGTTAACACTCATAATGCGATTGATTGGACCCCGCAAGGTAGCCGACGCAGAGGCAGACCATCACTAACCTGGAGAAGAATATTAGAAACGGATATAGCAAGGACAAACAAAAGTTGGAATATTTTCTAGgagactttttaaattttttcattgtaatatttttcttcttttcgaaacaaatacaacaacaaagtatCACTTAAATCGGACGATCCGTCCCAGTTGAGTAGTAACTACTACTTATATAAAGCATTACTAACGTATAAAACATATCATTGGCGACGCAAGGAAAAGCTAGCATTCGTTTGTTTTGcctattgttaataaaaataatgatacagTGAGTAATTGACTGTCTACCAGTTCACATCTTCTTACTGTGCCTCTATACTAGCAAAGCgatcaaattttgtgttgttgtatGTATAGTGCTATTCTAATTTTAATTCGTTTCATTTTACACCCAAAACGTGAAACTTAACTATATAAGTAAACGCagtgtgattaaaaaaaaattatctaccatATCCTCAGAGCGAGGAGGGAGGGATCATAATTACTTTGCAATTCTCGGGCAAGAGCCCCCATCCAAACGTAAAACCCTTAACCTTAATAATACACGTGACTTTCCTTACctcaagaaaaacaacaaaccaTTAAACGTCAACCCAACAACTTGcccaacattttttattgtgaaaaacaaaGATAACACGAAACCACTAAaacatttcatatatttttactacAAAAGGCCCTAGAGTCAATCACTACAGAGCAGCCAAACTCAATTTCGTTTACCAGAGATGGAGATCTCCtcgtattaacaaaaaataatcaacaaACCACAAAATGTCTTAAAGctactaaattattaaatttttgtgatattTCAGTGAGCCTTCACCCCACACTCAATATCATAAAAGGTGTGATTTACTCTACTTTTCTATCCACCTTaactgaaaatgaaattgttgaagGTCTACAAACCAAGGAGCCacagaatgcaaaaaaaaatactaaatttaaagACGGTAAAGTCATAAACACTCCCttgcatattattatttttaatgcataCGAACTACCTGTCGAAGTCAATGTAGCTTGGTTGAAAGTAAAGGTGGAGCCCTATATCTCATCCCCaatgcaatgcaaaaattgctataCTTTAGGTCATACATTAGAACATTGTAAATCCGAAAATAAATGCAACGTGTGTTCCTCTACATTTCACGACCCCTCACCATGTATAAAAGTTGAGTGCATTAATTGTAAGCAACAGCATAGATCCAACAACATCAAATGTCCAACATTACAAAAGAGGAAAGATATACTTACCTACAAAACATTAAACAAGTGCTCTTTTCGCGAAGCCACTGAAACAGTTAATCATAATCAAAAAGAATATATTTCCCCACGGGAAAATCTAGAagaagcaatacaaaaaaaggtaaaaaaaccaaaagaacagAAAGCATATATGtactcaaaacaacaacaacaataatctcCCAACTATATCCAATTTACCAAATCTCTCCCATACTACTGAAAGCGCAGAAACCACTCAAAGAGCCACTTTTAATCCATCCACTAATCAACAAGAAAACTCTATAATAGAAATACAGAATACAGTTAACCAAGATAACTCATCAAATCACTCTCCTTTACCCAACAATACTATTCCTCTCTCTAACAACTCAAACTACACAAATATTATAGAAAACCATTAAACTACTCAAAACCACATGCTTAATTCATCCACAAGCCAACAAGCAATAAACCCAATAATAAATAGCAACTCTATGAACCtctctacagggtttgattgaaaagtaatgagccttcccgcgcggagcgtctgccaagcaatcaaccgaatcggctggtgggggaaaatgatcgttggaccttccccttccacaagaaaccggtcccagttcgctggcaacagcggtgcagtcaacatcgctccccccgggaaagctgttttaaaagtgtgttagaattttgcagtggcgaaaatgcagcgatcgttggagcaacgttactcgatcaaattttgcgtaaagctaaacaaaactagtaccgaaaccattgggctactcaaggaggcttacgggtaCCAATCTTTGTCCAGtgcagcccagacctgtcccctttggacttcttcttgttcccgcgcctgaaaagaaagctgaaggggaggcgtttcgactccatccaggcgatccaaaaaaactgtgacagccgaattgaacgcgattccggcgcatgagtttaaaaaatgtttcctgcagcggaaggaccgctaccagcggtgtattgacgctcaagggtcctattttgaagaatattagttgtataagccaaaaggtttaataaaactgcttaaaaaaaataagactcattacttttcaatcaaaccctgtatatcagACAGCAACAATCTCACTATTCCCAATGTACAAACTACAGATAGCCTCACAGAAATCGATTTACAGCATCTCTTTCCAAACTCAGATACCCCATTCCTGCTTTTGGGCGATTTAAACGCCTGGAGTCCGCTTTGGGGCTCCCCGAactttaagaaaaaagaaagaataatcAGTAACTTCATTCAAAACAgtaatttgattttacttaaCGACAAATCCTcaacacatttttcaataagGTCCTCACACACTCGCATAGGCCTTAGCATCTGCAATCCTCCCCTCAACAACGCTGCTGCATGGAAAATCTTTGATGAGTCTTACGACAGCGACCACTACCCAATTTCACTGAGCTTATTTAATCACAACACTCTGCCACACACAGATAATACCAAACGCTACAACTTAGAGCTAGCAGATTGGTCCTCCTACCAGACCCTAATAGGTTTTCGCTTTGACAATCTTACACTAAACAGAAACAACAGCAACCAATCAACAGCAATCCTAACAAGGAAAATTAAACTTTGCGCTAATGCATCAATTCCCACTCGTACACCAAACCATCACAGTCGGGTTACTCACTggtggaatgaaaatttattctcTCTCAGACACGAAAAAGTGTATCTCTGGAAAACTGCAAAGCGCAACcccacaaaagaaaatattttagaatacaaAAAGGCAAATGCCAAATTCAAAAGAGAACGCTTCGTAGAATTTACCAGAGATATAACCACCAAACCCCATCAAGTACTCTTTGGAAGAAGGTTAATATCCTACACGGTAACTTCCCTTCGAACAGAATACATGCCATACAAACATCCGAAATCTCCTCCGCATCCTCTAATGAAGAAATCGGACTTTTCTTCGTCAAAACGTGGTCAGAACTTTCTAAAAACCGAACTTTCTCCAACGAATTTGTCTACAAAAAACAtctttatatagggtgggccatgtaaaatttgctttttgaatcggctataaaaaaagtaatcaatatttttttaaccttcgatttcgtgttttaaagcatcaatcgtctctggatagttcgcatagcatttgtccttaacggctccccacaaaaaatagtccaacgggcttaaatcacagctccgaggcggccaattgatatcggaattcgttcaaaaacggtagccaaaagttcgagtgtaactttggcagtgtgacaagttgcaccgtcctgttgaaaccaaatgacgtccatgtcatcctcttcaatttttggaaacaaaaactcgttgagcaggtcacggtaacgctcgccatttactgtaagcaaccaaccaaccaaaaatggtccaattattccactgcttgaCAATGCACACCAAGCCTTCTCTTTGGGATCGCCACTGTAAAGTGGAAACGGAAATTTCACTTATTTACActtcgaccgccgtagccgaatgggttggtgcatgactaccattggggagtgcgtaggttcgcaTATCCGTGTATGAAATAGCAAAAGTGGGCTTAATACTGTAGGCCcacctccatttgtgaaacaacatcaagacgcacgccacaaataggatgaaataaacttttatcattacttattattttttattgaacttttaACTCCTAATTCCGCCACCGGACACCCTGTACATTACTTGATCTCATTTCCGtaacagaaaataatttattttattaaattgaagTTATTATAAGGGAAGCAatctaaatttgttaaattttgtataacccACCAAcggatttgtaaaaaaatgaaaataaatacatacatacacaacttTAATCATATACATGCATAGGTCTGTGGATATGTATCTACATTAGTCAACATAATTACATTTTTGCTTCTAATGAGTTTTTCTATGATGGAAATATCCTAAGTTTAGTTTGTAAACaattataaaacataaataagtttGTAAATACAAAACAACAAGCAGagttgaaaaaatcaaaacagacagacagcaGACAACGACTTCTTTGAGTTTTGGtaacaccaaaacaaaaaaagctatGATTTGAATTGATATGCTATGAAACAAGCGTTAATAACAGCTACAGCACCAACACTGAATTCAGCCAAAGCAAtcgcaacaaaaacaagaaatacacaacaacatttttatattatgtatGTGAATTTGCGCGCGAATCGCGGTGGAAAGGAAAAGGAATGGGAAAATGTGGGTCAGTGCGATGAAGTGCAGATTTTATAatcgcaaagaaaaaaaagcacaaaaaacagTTACTATGTGGATGCATTTGAGGTAGTAACTATAAAAACAAACGCTTACTGCATTAACTgcacaatagcaataacaacaaacgtacatatatatgcacatacacacatatatttttatattaacgtGTAAGTACAGGTAAACCTCGTTAAATATGACGGTGCTTTGTGAAAACTGTCTTGCGGACAAAACAGCAGAGGTTTTGTTACTGTTTAAAAGTTTCTATGGGTTGCCCGCCaaactaagaaaatatttttccccaaGGAGAAATATAactccaaaaaaataataatagcactggttttttttttttgcgcaccGGATGCTACTAAATTcggtatttatttaaatttttttcgtttaaatttgaaattattaaataatttatcgGTACTCAGGAGATTGGTGcgtagaggtacaccgcaaggtggagtcctctcaccgtttttaGGGAACGCAGtcgtaaataaacttctgttaatactggaatagGTGGGTTGTAAGGTGCAAGCTTACGCCggtgatgttgttattgctgtctctggtaaattggTATccacattaagagacctaacgcaaaatgctctagatacactttctaggtgggcagaaaagtgtggtGTCAACCCAGGCGAGACATAGTTCATATTGTTTATTAGGAAACATAtaatccctcagctaagtccaattatgctcaagggggaagctcttgtgatttcggaagaaacaaagtacttgggactaaacatagataggaaattgacttcgaagtcaaacatcttagaaagaattaggaaagcgaacctagcttttcaTGCCTGTAAGAgcgctttaggtaagacctgggaaattaaatctaaggttgctcattgctTTATACTGCTGTCATCaaacccattcttctatatggaaatgttgtcaggtggtgtgctatgcagaaaaaaacctattctaatcgattgaataaggtgcagagatcagcggaattagcaatatgtggcgtcatgaaaaccatgccatccatggctttaggtatcatattacatctgctacccctagatctcttctgcaaatactcagcgccctgctccgctttaaggctcagagcgagctcacaatggaagactgtcacacatggagattcaaccatcttagactcctatacgGATATACTCAGTGATTGTGATTAGCGCcatcccattctctgcttcgaaagaatttctcaatgaaaatcccttcttgactggaatggcttgaagaagattcatcacccaacacacccgttaagatatccacggacggatctaaaatggataccggtgtaggatcagggttatattgcaAAGAGCTTTTTATCAGTGAACTTCAAACCTTTAAACTACCggtcactgtagtgtttttcaggcggaaataaacgctattcatgaagccttaagatGGTTAGAGATTAACAGAATATCTTCACCAGATATCTgcttctatcagacagccaagcttccgtacgagccctggatgcattccaaacaacgtCAAGGAGtatcttacgttgtcgccaatctctaaatgagatggccaagcaatattGTATAaccttatgctgggttccaggccacagagatataccagggaactgtagggcagaccaacttgcaacaaAAGGTACttgtatgccaaacataagtaattttatggagatacctctcgcaagtTGTAAGCTCCTTATAGGGACGCACTTACCAtatcagttctgcaaatcaaagatggattagcgttaacacctgtgaaattgctaggcaaacatggccaggGCTAAATCTGTGGCTGCCCAAGACTATTATaatattgagtagacttcaaattaaaaccttagtaggggccctcacaggacattgtctcataggaaatcacgcaaggagattaggcgtttacatgcatgatttctgtcgtagctgcaggaatgaggaggagttgcaaacaattcaacaccttctactacttaatgaatatagataatctatacattttaggtatcaagaaccttttacgctttgtcatcAACTCAGGATAGTTCAATATGGAAGGgcaaatgtagcccagcccctgcggcatcgctgtctctatgtgcgatgcggctgccaaaccaaACCTACCCTAAcctaaataatttataacataCTATGGATGTTTTCTGTTTATgaggaattttattatttttctttcagggGAAGCAAGAAGTGGCTGATTAAAGGTAAATTGCAAACATCTTGTTAAGCGCCGTAGttcgaataaaaatagtaaaaactaaaaggatttaaattttttcatgttttcctTTAAAACAACAACTTTAAAcaacgtcttttgaaagaccatttattATGGACGAAGTGCCGTTATTAGATAATCAATTCGATGATGTAAAAGACACTTTCCTATACACCTATACACCTCTTTGCTATCCCTATAACGCTCCATTATTCAAAGCAGTGCTAGATTCCTCTTGACACTTTCGGTTCTTCATGCTACTATTTCTTTCACAATTTCATCTTAGCAAACTGATTCGTGATCGTAAGAATTAAGAGGATAGTCTAACGCTACAATGCTATGCCTTGCTAGAAACCTTTTGAAAGACAAGACGGAATGAGCCAGTGTATTGTCTTAACGAAGAGTCTATAAGTAGTCATTTCacaatttgggttttttttttcttttatgaagTTCTCGGAACAAAACTGTTGGTGAAACTATACTTGTagtaataaaatacaacttcTCTTTGATAACGCTATTAACGCTTTAAATAGCTCGGAGACATACGAGAGCTTCGAAATGGTGCTATAATAACTTCTTACTACTTAAAAAAATGCCGAAATTGATGTTAATTTCCAATCATCAATAAAGTTTCCAGAAGACAATGATTTATTGAAAATCCATTTTAAGAAAGATACAATCTCTAGACAatctttttaagaaaaatttaagggAGTCCATCCGCATCAGTTTGTATATAAAGTTTTAGCCTAAAAGgccaaaaattaccaaaattttatgaaattaattgaT
The sequence above is drawn from the Anastrepha obliqua isolate idAnaObli1 chromosome 4, idAnaObli1_1.0, whole genome shotgun sequence genome and encodes:
- the LOC129245602 gene encoding chitinase-like protein Idgf5; its protein translation is MLKVIFFLINLLIFIVGIQAARMVCYYDSASHIREGPAQVAPQDLEPALQFCQYLVYGYVGIDPENYQLRPANMELDVARNHYRTITNLRRNHPQLLILLSVGGDRDHFDQTLENPYLSVLESQAHRNTFVNSALTLLKNFDFDGLDLAWQFPKNHPVVVENKLKKAWKTFKSWFSGSKVVDEKAEEHKTQFATLVRELKDAFRSDGHILTLTMLPHVNANLFIDIPSVIPLVDFVNLGSFDFQTPERDPKVADHTAPIYEMFERDPTHNIDYQVQYWLNNSAPSNKINIGVPAYGRSWVMSRDSGITGYPPIERTEGPGPAGKQIRIPGLLSWPEICEKLQRDKELDGDDAPLRKVGDPRQRYGSYAYRSADDEGLYGLWVGYEEPSTAATKAGYVYAKGLGGVALFDLSLDDFRGQCAGEKYPILRSIKFKL